From the Arthrobacter sp. PM3 genome, one window contains:
- a CDS encoding 1,4-dihydroxy-2-naphthoate polyprenyltransferase, giving the protein MATAAQWIQGARLRTLPAAIAPVLIGSAAAYEMDSFILLNAVLAALVALLLQVGVNYANDYSDGIRGTDEDRVGPLRLVGSGAAKPEHVKRAAFAAFGLAMLFGLFLVIITQAWWLILVGIGCVLAAWGYTGGKNPYGYLGLGDVFVFVFFGLVATLGTTYTQAGQLSLAAIIGAIGTGLIACALLMANNVRDIPTDRKAGKKTLAVRLGDKHARESYVLMLAVAILLVIVLAPARPWMLIVLLLIPASLMPSWLMIAGRRRKSLIPVLKQTGLINLGFAALFSLGLVLSHGF; this is encoded by the coding sequence GTGGCCACAGCCGCACAATGGATCCAAGGCGCCCGACTGCGCACCCTCCCCGCCGCGATCGCACCGGTGCTTATCGGCAGTGCAGCCGCCTACGAGATGGATTCGTTCATCCTCCTGAACGCCGTGCTGGCCGCACTGGTCGCCCTGTTGCTGCAGGTCGGCGTCAACTACGCCAACGACTACTCCGACGGCATCCGCGGCACCGACGAGGACCGGGTGGGTCCGCTCCGGCTCGTGGGCTCGGGCGCGGCCAAGCCGGAGCACGTCAAGCGGGCAGCGTTCGCGGCATTCGGGCTCGCGATGCTGTTCGGCCTGTTCCTGGTGATCATCACGCAGGCCTGGTGGCTCATCCTGGTCGGCATCGGCTGCGTCCTCGCCGCCTGGGGCTACACCGGCGGCAAGAACCCCTACGGCTACCTGGGCCTGGGCGATGTGTTCGTGTTCGTGTTCTTCGGGCTCGTGGCGACGCTCGGCACCACCTACACCCAGGCCGGCCAGCTCAGCCTGGCCGCGATCATCGGGGCGATCGGCACGGGCCTGATCGCGTGCGCCCTGCTGATGGCCAACAACGTCCGTGACATCCCGACGGACCGGAAGGCCGGGAAGAAAACCCTGGCCGTGCGGCTCGGGGACAAACACGCCCGCGAAAGCTACGTGCTGATGCTCGCCGTCGCGATCCTGCTGGTAATCGTCCTGGCCCCGGCCCGGCCGTGGATGCTGATCGTGCTGCTGCTGATCCCTGCCAGCCTGATGCCGTCCTGGCTGATGATCGCCGGGCGGCGGCGCAAGAGCCTCATCCCGGTCCTGAAGCAGACCGGACTGATCAATCTCGGCTTCGCTGCCCTGTTCTCACTCGGGCTGGTCCTGAGCCACGGCTTCTAG
- the ccsB gene encoding c-type cytochrome biogenesis protein CcsB, protein MLFSINETMGQYSELFMLLAAGTYTVAFIAFAWDLAKSSKVLRAVDLKAAELSGQANAAARVPVGVGAGSAGRGADRSDADVSGPAGRAERPTSAAAGGAGAAQTADGSMRYGGERRAPARVAVALTVLGAAIHAAGVITRALGAGRVPWGNMYEFLTTGAFVAVAVFLLVLIRRDLRFLGTFVIGLAIIMLVAASVAFWTPVGHLVPALQSYWLIIHVSIAVLSSALFTLTFAMSALQLVQSHRQKTIAAGGADKLGFMRLVPNALSLENLSYRINAIAFVGWTFTLMFGAIWAEKAWGRFWGWDTKEVWTFVIWVVYAGYLHARATRGWTGTRAAWLSIVGYLCVVFNFTIVNQFFNGLHSYSGL, encoded by the coding sequence ATGCTGTTCTCGATCAACGAAACCATGGGCCAGTACAGCGAGCTCTTCATGCTGCTGGCTGCCGGCACGTACACCGTGGCCTTCATCGCCTTCGCCTGGGACCTGGCCAAGAGCAGCAAGGTGCTGCGCGCGGTGGACCTCAAGGCCGCGGAACTCTCCGGACAGGCCAACGCGGCTGCGCGCGTGCCCGTCGGCGTCGGTGCCGGGTCCGCCGGACGGGGCGCTGACCGGTCCGATGCAGACGTCAGCGGCCCGGCAGGACGCGCGGAGCGTCCGACGTCGGCCGCGGCCGGCGGCGCCGGGGCCGCCCAGACCGCCGACGGGAGCATGCGGTACGGCGGGGAGCGCCGTGCCCCGGCCCGGGTGGCTGTTGCGCTCACCGTCCTGGGCGCGGCCATCCACGCCGCCGGTGTGATCACCCGTGCGCTGGGTGCCGGCCGGGTGCCGTGGGGCAACATGTACGAATTCCTCACGACCGGCGCGTTTGTGGCCGTGGCCGTCTTCCTGCTGGTGCTCATCCGCCGCGACCTGCGCTTCCTGGGCACGTTCGTGATCGGCCTGGCCATCATCATGCTCGTTGCCGCATCAGTCGCGTTCTGGACGCCCGTGGGCCACCTCGTGCCCGCCCTGCAGAGCTACTGGCTGATCATCCACGTCTCCATCGCGGTGCTGTCTTCGGCGCTGTTCACCCTGACGTTCGCCATGTCCGCGCTGCAGCTTGTGCAGTCGCACCGGCAGAAGACCATCGCCGCCGGCGGCGCGGACAAGCTCGGGTTCATGCGCCTGGTGCCGAATGCCCTGAGCTTGGAGAACCTGTCCTACCGGATCAACGCGATCGCCTTCGTGGGATGGACGTTCACGCTCATGTTCGGCGCCATCTGGGCGGAGAAGGCCTGGGGCCGGTTCTGGGGCTGGGACACGAAGGAAGTCTGGACGTTTGTGATCTGGGTGGTCTACGCCGGCTACCTGCACGCGCGCGCCACCCGCGGCTGGACCGGAACCCGGGCCGCGTGGCTGTCGATCGTCGGCTACCTGTGCGTGGTCTTCAATTTCACGATCGTCAACCAGTTCTTCAACGGCCTGCACTCCTACTCCGGGCTGTAA
- a CDS encoding PLD nuclease N-terminal domain-containing protein has translation MLRVVVPIVILVVFVYGLVDLIRTDARLTRGISKTAWVFVQILLPVVGAILWFLIGRPRATDAAPVVYSHPIAPDDDPDFLRNLEIRRRNQAEEDRLRKLKADFEAKERKLDAGSADAAGPESAGDAHEPGDAGTQGTDEVK, from the coding sequence ATGCTCCGTGTAGTGGTTCCGATCGTCATACTGGTCGTATTCGTCTATGGACTGGTCGACCTCATCCGGACTGACGCGCGGCTGACCAGGGGGATCTCCAAGACGGCCTGGGTTTTCGTACAGATCCTCCTTCCGGTGGTCGGCGCCATTCTGTGGTTCCTCATCGGGCGCCCCCGTGCCACGGACGCGGCCCCCGTCGTTTACAGCCACCCGATAGCGCCCGACGACGACCCCGATTTCCTGCGCAACCTCGAAATCCGCCGCCGCAACCAGGCTGAGGAAGACAGGCTAAGGAAGCTCAAGGCCGATTTCGAGGCCAAGGAGCGCAAACTCGACGCCGGCAGCGCGGACGCCGCCGGCCCGGAAAGCGCCGGCGATGCCCACGAACCCGGCGACGCCGGAACGCAAGGGACTGACGAAGTCAAGTAG
- a CDS encoding CPBP family intramembrane glutamic endopeptidase: protein MGTALRTPPAPQPELYRFSRLDFITAGLYVAVAGFFAVAGELLAPLLLRLSPNPAVASYAVNLIFYATVGVLALAAARRVASRDLRVLATRPWFTALMVPLAVVAMLILTAVLVAASGPVQTSANQAGLQALMQQVPAWLMVPLLVIVGPFVEEYIFRHLLIGKLSRRINLWFCCALSVVLFAALHIVGQEQMTLQVLMPYLAMGAVLVFVYVWTGRNVMFSYFVHASKNLLAVVFIYAIPPDVLDQLQQVQG, encoded by the coding sequence ATGGGCACAGCTCTCCGCACACCACCCGCGCCGCAGCCGGAGCTTTACCGGTTCTCGAGGCTCGACTTCATCACCGCCGGACTGTACGTGGCGGTGGCCGGATTCTTCGCCGTGGCGGGCGAACTGCTGGCACCGCTGCTGCTGCGCCTCTCACCCAATCCCGCCGTCGCGTCCTACGCGGTGAACCTGATTTTCTATGCGACCGTCGGCGTCCTGGCCCTGGCCGCCGCGCGGCGCGTCGCCTCCCGCGACCTCCGGGTGCTGGCCACGCGGCCCTGGTTCACCGCCCTCATGGTCCCGCTCGCAGTCGTCGCGATGCTCATCCTGACCGCGGTTCTCGTGGCCGCCAGCGGACCGGTGCAGACCTCCGCCAACCAGGCCGGCCTGCAGGCGCTGATGCAGCAGGTCCCGGCCTGGCTGATGGTGCCGCTGCTGGTGATCGTGGGCCCGTTCGTGGAGGAGTACATCTTCCGGCACCTGCTGATCGGCAAGCTCAGCCGCCGGATCAACCTCTGGTTCTGCTGTGCACTGTCAGTGGTGCTGTTCGCGGCCCTGCACATCGTGGGCCAGGAACAAATGACCCTGCAGGTGCTTATGCCCTACCTCGCCATGGGTGCCGTCCTGGTCTTCGTCTACGTCTGGACCGGAAGGAACGTGATGTTCTCCTACTTTGTCCATGCGTCGAAGAATCTTCTGGCGGTCGTCTTCATCTATGCCATTCCGCCGGACGTCCTGGACCAGCTGCAGCAAGTCCAGGGCTAG
- a CDS encoding DUF4229 domain-containing protein, giving the protein MAFLKYSLIRLALFAPLFALFLYLQLGVLLAALCAGMMAFAISFLFFQKQRDAATANLHARFSGKAKPLRGAAEVADAEAEDRLVDENPDIAVHTDSRPKDA; this is encoded by the coding sequence GTGGCTTTTCTCAAATACTCCCTTATCCGGCTGGCGCTTTTTGCGCCCCTCTTCGCGCTTTTCCTGTACCTGCAACTCGGCGTACTCTTGGCCGCCCTGTGCGCCGGGATGATGGCTTTCGCCATCAGTTTCCTGTTCTTCCAGAAGCAGCGCGACGCCGCCACGGCGAACCTGCACGCGCGGTTCTCGGGCAAGGCCAAGCCCCTCCGCGGCGCCGCTGAAGTGGCCGACGCCGAGGCCGAAGACCGCCTCGTGGACGAGAACCCCGACATCGCCGTCCACACGGACAGCCGACCCAAAGACGCCTAG
- a CDS encoding YceI family protein encodes MALPANVTTGTWTLDPSHSEIGFTVRHAGISKVRGQFTDAAATLDLAENVADSKVNASIKTASFDSGDANRDGHVRGEDFFDVEKFPEISFVSSTIVPKGDAYELQGDLTIKGITRPVALETEFNGVAVDPFGNTRAGLTAETTISRKDFGLTWNAVLEAGGVLVSDKVAINLELAFIAPAA; translated from the coding sequence ATGGCACTTCCCGCAAACGTCACCACCGGCACCTGGACCCTCGACCCGTCCCACAGCGAGATCGGCTTCACCGTCCGCCACGCCGGCATCAGCAAGGTCCGCGGCCAGTTCACCGACGCCGCCGCCACCCTGGACCTCGCCGAGAACGTCGCCGATTCCAAGGTGAACGCCTCGATCAAGACCGCGAGCTTCGACTCCGGCGACGCCAACCGCGACGGCCACGTCCGCGGCGAGGACTTCTTCGACGTCGAGAAGTTCCCGGAGATCTCCTTTGTCTCCAGCACCATCGTCCCCAAGGGTGACGCCTACGAACTCCAGGGCGACCTCACCATCAAGGGCATCACCCGCCCGGTGGCCCTCGAGACCGAGTTCAACGGTGTGGCCGTCGATCCCTTCGGCAACACCCGCGCCGGCCTCACCGCCGAAACCACCATCAGCCGCAAGGACTTCGGCCTGACCTGGAACGCGGTCCTCGAAGCCGGCGGCGTGCTGGTCAGCGACAAGGTTGCCATCAACCTGGAACTGGCCTTCATCGCTCCCGCCGCCTAG
- a CDS encoding cytochrome c biogenesis CcdA family protein, whose protein sequence is MNSPFAEAILNGSLLLAIPVALLAGLVSFLSPCVLPLVPGYLGYVTGLTGVDLQKQRRGRMMAGIGLFVLGFSVIFVLLGGAFGQLGSLITGAQNRWITQLLGVLVIIMGVVFMGGFGWLQRDAKIHAKPPAGLWGAPLLGITFGLGWAPCIGPTYSAVQLLSLSGGSSAAKGAFLAFVYSLGLGIPFLLIALAVRRGIGVMSFFRKHRLAIQRTGGGILILLGVLMASGVWGAWVSELQYWFQTDVKLPI, encoded by the coding sequence GTGAACAGCCCCTTCGCCGAGGCCATCCTCAACGGATCCCTCCTGCTGGCCATTCCCGTTGCGCTCCTGGCCGGACTCGTCTCCTTCCTCTCCCCGTGCGTCCTTCCGCTCGTCCCCGGCTACCTGGGCTACGTCACCGGACTGACCGGCGTCGACCTCCAAAAGCAGCGGCGCGGCCGCATGATGGCCGGGATCGGCCTCTTCGTCCTCGGCTTCTCGGTGATCTTTGTGCTGCTCGGCGGGGCCTTCGGGCAGCTGGGCAGCCTGATCACGGGCGCGCAGAACCGGTGGATCACCCAGCTGCTGGGCGTGCTCGTGATCATCATGGGCGTCGTGTTCATGGGCGGCTTCGGCTGGCTCCAGCGCGACGCCAAGATCCATGCCAAACCCCCGGCCGGGCTGTGGGGCGCGCCCCTGCTGGGCATCACTTTCGGGCTGGGCTGGGCGCCGTGCATCGGTCCCACCTATTCCGCCGTCCAGCTCCTGAGCCTCTCCGGCGGTTCCTCGGCGGCCAAGGGGGCGTTCCTGGCGTTCGTCTACAGTCTCGGACTGGGCATCCCGTTCCTGCTGATTGCCCTGGCCGTGCGCCGCGGCATCGGCGTGATGTCCTTCTTCCGCAAGCACCGGCTCGCCATCCAGCGCACCGGCGGCGGCATCCTGATCCTGCTTGGCGTCCTGATGGCCAGCGGCGTGTGGGGCGCCTGGGTGTCCGAGTTGCAGTACTGGTTCCAAACCGATGTGAAATTGCCGATCTGA
- a CDS encoding VOC family protein: protein MTLNIQIAVDCINPHELADWWAETLDWAVEPQDEDFIRSMIGKGFATEAQTQLHRGKLVWRDGAAIRPPDELDAKAPARRILFQTAPERKTVKNRVHWDVRLDGRDKDEARAALEARGATFLWTASQGPHEWHTMADPEGNEFCIS from the coding sequence ATGACACTGAACATCCAGATTGCCGTGGACTGCATCAACCCGCACGAGCTCGCCGACTGGTGGGCCGAGACTCTGGACTGGGCTGTCGAGCCGCAGGACGAGGACTTCATCCGCTCCATGATCGGCAAAGGCTTCGCCACGGAGGCACAGACGCAACTGCACCGGGGCAAGCTCGTCTGGCGGGACGGCGCGGCCATCCGCCCGCCCGACGAACTCGACGCCAAAGCGCCCGCCCGCCGCATCCTGTTCCAGACGGCCCCGGAGCGAAAGACCGTCAAGAACCGGGTCCACTGGGATGTTCGGCTGGACGGCCGGGACAAGGATGAGGCCCGGGCCGCCCTGGAAGCGCGCGGTGCCACGTTCCTCTGGACGGCCAGTCAGGGCCCGCACGAATGGCACACCATGGCGGACCCGGAAGGCAACGAGTTCTGCATCAGCTGA
- a CDS encoding TlpA disulfide reductase family protein — protein sequence MARSTQGTPLSRRNVLTAGGAALAALFGLSGCAQDDALAKQAKAGDNKNYVAGDGSVTEFAVADRKSPVELQGTLFDGTAVTSAAFPGKVTVLNFWFAACAPCRVEAPSLEALHQEFKSQGVQFFGVNLRDEKATADAFDKTFNLTYPSFNDKDGAVLLAVSGLVPPGAVPTTLVLDKQGRVASRVLGEIQKGTLKSLIAAAVAE from the coding sequence ATGGCACGCAGTACACAGGGAACACCGCTGTCCCGCCGCAACGTCCTGACGGCCGGCGGCGCCGCCCTCGCCGCCCTGTTCGGGCTGTCCGGCTGCGCCCAGGACGATGCCCTGGCAAAACAGGCCAAGGCCGGGGACAACAAAAACTACGTGGCCGGCGACGGCTCCGTGACCGAGTTCGCCGTCGCGGATCGCAAGAGCCCCGTGGAGCTGCAGGGGACGCTGTTCGACGGCACCGCCGTGACGTCGGCCGCTTTCCCGGGCAAAGTCACCGTACTGAACTTCTGGTTTGCCGCGTGCGCCCCCTGCCGGGTCGAGGCGCCCTCCCTCGAGGCCCTCCACCAGGAATTCAAGAGCCAGGGCGTGCAGTTCTTCGGCGTCAACCTGCGCGATGAGAAGGCCACGGCCGACGCCTTCGACAAGACCTTCAACCTGACATACCCGAGCTTCAACGACAAAGACGGCGCGGTCCTGCTGGCCGTGTCCGGCCTTGTCCCGCCCGGCGCCGTGCCCACCACCCTCGTGCTGGACAAGCAGGGCCGCGTGGCGTCCCGGGTCCTCGGCGAAATCCAAAAAGGCACCCTGAAGTCCCTCATCGCCGCCGCCGTGGCCGAATAG
- a CDS encoding histidine phosphatase family protein, translating into MPQATVHLLRHGEVHNPDHVLYGRLPEFHLSELGREMARTLAEHFSERSAQGARIVHLAASPLTRAQETAQPIADALDLEIATEARIIEAANYFEGLHVTKAELLRPKHWTRLYNPFRPSWGEPYKEQAARVIAAVHDARLRAIELGGDGAEAILVSHQLPIWATRLSAEGRPLWHDPRKRECTLTSVTSLVFDDAGALVRVEYSEPAAALLPGAASTPGA; encoded by the coding sequence ATGCCCCAAGCCACTGTTCATTTGCTCCGCCACGGCGAGGTCCACAACCCCGACCACGTCCTGTACGGCAGGCTGCCGGAGTTCCACCTCTCGGAACTCGGCCGGGAGATGGCGCGCACGCTGGCAGAACACTTCAGCGAACGCTCCGCGCAGGGGGCCCGGATCGTCCACCTGGCGGCGTCCCCGCTGACCCGCGCGCAGGAGACGGCGCAGCCGATCGCCGACGCCCTGGACCTGGAGATCGCCACCGAGGCGCGCATCATCGAGGCCGCCAACTACTTTGAGGGCCTCCACGTCACCAAGGCGGAACTGCTGCGGCCCAAGCACTGGACGCGGCTCTACAACCCGTTCCGGCCGTCCTGGGGTGAGCCCTACAAGGAGCAGGCGGCCCGGGTCATCGCGGCCGTCCACGACGCCCGCCTCCGCGCCATTGAACTGGGCGGCGACGGCGCCGAAGCCATCCTGGTCAGCCACCAGCTGCCCATCTGGGCTACGCGGCTCAGTGCCGAAGGCCGGCCGCTGTGGCATGACCCGCGCAAGCGCGAATGCACGCTGACGTCCGTGACGTCCCTGGTGTTCGACGACGCCGGGGCACTTGTGCGCGTCGAATACAGCGAGCCCGCCGCCGCGCTGCTGCCCGGTGCCGCCAGCACCCCGGGAGCCTGA
- a CDS encoding AMP-binding protein — protein sequence MNIEPALKALAAALHGEGPAVELSAGPDGTPVLAFPDTSGIEDAAVVVRTSGSTGTPKATVLTVDALAASSMATAFALKGEGQWLLALPVQYVAGLQVLVRSLFAGTRPWVMDLSGGFTPEAFTAAAEELTDKIRFTSLVPTQLQRLLEGPSAETLAVLRRFNAVLLGGGPASPELLAAARDAGVRVVTTYGSSETCGGCVYDGYPLEDVLVRVADDGRILLGGATIAAGYLDAPGLSAEAFLEEDGVRWYRTNDLGELDADGRLTVHGRADDVVITGGLKVSAAHVQAELEKLDGVRAAFVAGVPSAEWGHALAAYVAVADTSPEGLAAFADRRAGTWGAALGALAPKTVLPAADLLMLPNGKPDRVGMTVLLDALHQGK from the coding sequence ATGAACATCGAGCCGGCCCTCAAGGCGCTGGCTGCCGCCCTCCACGGCGAGGGTCCCGCCGTCGAACTCTCCGCCGGGCCGGACGGCACCCCGGTGCTGGCGTTCCCCGACACGTCCGGCATCGAGGACGCCGCCGTCGTGGTGCGCACGTCCGGGTCCACCGGCACACCGAAGGCGACCGTCCTCACCGTCGATGCCCTGGCGGCGTCGTCCATGGCCACCGCGTTTGCGCTGAAGGGTGAGGGGCAGTGGCTGCTGGCACTCCCCGTGCAGTATGTGGCCGGCCTGCAGGTGCTGGTCCGCTCCCTCTTTGCCGGCACCCGGCCGTGGGTCATGGATCTGAGCGGCGGTTTCACCCCGGAGGCCTTCACAGCCGCGGCGGAGGAACTGACGGACAAGATCCGTTTCACGTCACTGGTGCCCACCCAGCTGCAGCGGCTGCTGGAGGGCCCGTCGGCCGAAACGCTGGCCGTCCTGCGGCGCTTCAACGCGGTCCTGCTCGGCGGCGGTCCCGCGTCCCCTGAGCTGCTCGCCGCGGCCCGGGATGCCGGGGTCAGGGTGGTGACCACCTACGGCTCGTCCGAGACCTGCGGCGGCTGCGTGTACGACGGCTACCCGCTCGAGGACGTCCTGGTCCGGGTCGCGGACGACGGCAGGATCCTGCTGGGCGGGGCCACCATCGCCGCAGGGTACCTGGACGCTCCGGGGCTTTCCGCCGAGGCCTTCCTCGAGGAGGACGGGGTCCGCTGGTACCGGACCAATGACCTCGGCGAACTGGACGCCGACGGCCGGCTCACCGTGCACGGCAGGGCGGACGACGTCGTCATCACCGGCGGGCTCAAGGTTTCGGCCGCGCACGTCCAGGCGGAGCTGGAAAAGCTCGACGGCGTCCGCGCCGCTTTTGTGGCCGGGGTGCCTTCGGCCGAATGGGGCCACGCCCTGGCCGCCTATGTCGCCGTGGCCGACACGTCCCCGGAAGGGCTGGCGGCGTTCGCCGACCGCCGGGCCGGGACCTGGGGAGCGGCGCTGGGTGCGCTGGCCCCCAAAACGGTCCTCCCTGCAGCGGATCTGCTCATGCTGCCCAACGGAAAACCGGACCGTGTGGGCATGACGGTCCTGCTGGATGCGCTGCATCAGGGAAAATAG
- a CDS encoding cytochrome c biogenesis protein ResB has translation MSERVNVKKKSPKSEAVLPTLGPLGMLRWAWTQLTSMRTALFLLLLLAVAAVPGSLFPQRPANPAIVTQYIKDHPDYGKILDSVQLYDVYSSAWFSAIYLLLFISLIGCVIPRAIAHYKAMRSQPPRTPARLSRLPEYGTLVIPADAGIPASDAITGAAELLKKRGYRVDVRDRDGDRPSLGAERGFMKEVGNLVFHTALIGVLVSVAIGGLFGYSGQRILVEGDTFVNTLVGYDQFTPGTNFQSSQLQPYSVQLDKFDITFDRESKGKFGQPIDFTAEVTTKETPDAPAKKELLKVNDPLTLGGTSVYLTGNGYAPVVTIRDGAGNIAMQGPVVAKLQGENYYSSVVIKVPDAKPDQLAFAGFFLPTAFITDQGVSFSGDPELINPQLTLNSYYGDLGLDKGAPQNVFELDVQKLTPLNARNLAAKGIVLTPGTTQTLPDGKGSITFDGVKRYVGVDIHHNPGQLYALIFALLAVAGLVTSLYVNRRRVWVRTGTHEDGRTMVEYGLLARGEDHRLAGEAAAIRKLLAAEWLPGGDPATGSQPAPSRTADNGRADAAANSAGGSKAAPEQPAEDFIQSTAGSSESKKDQ, from the coding sequence ATGAGCGAGCGCGTGAACGTTAAGAAGAAGTCCCCGAAGTCCGAGGCCGTCCTGCCCACGCTCGGTCCGCTGGGCATGCTCCGCTGGGCGTGGACGCAGCTGACCAGCATGCGCACGGCCCTGTTCCTGCTTCTGCTGCTGGCCGTCGCCGCGGTCCCGGGTTCGCTGTTCCCGCAGCGGCCCGCCAACCCGGCGATCGTGACGCAGTACATCAAGGACCACCCGGACTACGGCAAGATCCTGGACTCGGTCCAGCTCTACGACGTGTACTCCTCGGCCTGGTTCTCCGCGATCTACCTGCTCCTGTTCATCTCGCTGATCGGCTGTGTCATCCCGCGCGCCATCGCGCACTACAAGGCCATGCGCTCCCAGCCGCCGCGCACCCCGGCACGCCTGTCCCGGCTGCCTGAATACGGCACCCTTGTGATTCCGGCCGACGCCGGGATCCCGGCGTCGGACGCCATCACCGGCGCCGCGGAGCTGCTGAAGAAGCGCGGCTACCGCGTGGACGTCCGGGACCGCGACGGCGACCGGCCGTCCCTGGGGGCCGAGCGCGGGTTCATGAAGGAAGTCGGCAACCTCGTCTTCCATACCGCGCTGATCGGGGTGCTGGTCTCGGTGGCGATCGGCGGCCTGTTCGGCTACAGCGGACAGCGGATCCTGGTGGAGGGCGACACGTTCGTCAACACCCTGGTCGGCTACGACCAGTTCACGCCCGGCACCAACTTCCAAAGCAGCCAGCTCCAGCCGTATTCCGTGCAGCTGGACAAGTTCGACATCACCTTCGACCGGGAATCGAAGGGCAAGTTCGGGCAGCCCATCGACTTCACGGCCGAAGTGACCACGAAAGAGACCCCGGACGCGCCGGCCAAGAAAGAGCTGCTCAAGGTCAACGACCCCCTGACGCTCGGCGGGACCAGCGTGTACCTCACGGGCAACGGCTACGCCCCCGTGGTCACCATCCGGGACGGCGCCGGGAACATCGCCATGCAGGGGCCCGTGGTCGCCAAGCTCCAGGGCGAGAACTACTACTCCTCCGTGGTCATCAAGGTCCCGGACGCCAAGCCGGACCAGCTCGCCTTCGCCGGGTTCTTCCTGCCGACGGCCTTCATCACCGATCAGGGCGTGTCCTTCAGCGGTGACCCGGAGCTCATCAATCCGCAGCTGACCCTGAACTCCTACTACGGCGACCTCGGCCTGGACAAGGGCGCCCCGCAGAACGTCTTCGAACTCGACGTGCAGAAGCTGACCCCGCTCAATGCCCGGAACCTCGCCGCCAAGGGCATTGTCCTGACCCCCGGCACCACCCAGACCCTGCCCGACGGCAAAGGCTCCATCACGTTCGACGGCGTGAAGCGCTACGTCGGCGTGGACATCCACCACAACCCGGGCCAGCTCTACGCCCTGATCTTCGCGCTCCTGGCCGTCGCCGGGCTGGTCACCTCGCTCTACGTGAACCGCCGCCGCGTCTGGGTCCGCACCGGCACCCACGAGGACGGCCGCACCATGGTCGAATACGGCCTCCTGGCCCGCGGTGAAGACCACCGCCTGGCCGGGGAAGCCGCGGCCATCCGCAAACTCCTCGCCGCTGAATGGCTGCCCGGTGGGGACCCCGCCACCGGTTCCCAGCCCGCTCCCAGCAGGACAGCGGATAATGGCCGGGCGGACGCAGCCGCGAACAGTGCTGGCGGTTCCAAGGCCGCCCCTGAACAACCCGCAGAAGACTTCATCCAGTCAACAGCCGGCTCGTCCGAGTCGAAGAAGGACCAGTAA
- a CDS encoding 1,4-dihydroxy-2-naphthoyl-CoA synthase — MSNEIPAKVSDVFDPQRWRTVSGFDDFQDMTYHRQVERSADGSVVRDLPTVRIAFNRPEVRNAFRPGTVDELYRAMDHARMTPDVATVLLTGNGPSPKDGGHSFCSGGDQRIRGRDGYRYADGDTVETIDPARAGRLHILEVQRLMRTMPKVVIAVVNGWAAGGGHSLHVVSDLTIASRQHGKFKQTDATVGSFDAGYGSALLARQIGQKAAREVFFLAREYSAEDMVRMGAVNEAVEHERLEDVALEYAADIARQSPQAIRMLKFAFNLADDGLAGQQVFAGEATRLAYMTDEAVEGKDAFLEKRDADWSKFPYYF, encoded by the coding sequence GTGAGCAACGAAATCCCCGCCAAGGTATCCGACGTCTTTGACCCCCAGCGGTGGCGCACCGTGTCAGGTTTCGACGACTTCCAGGACATGACCTACCACCGGCAGGTGGAACGCTCCGCGGACGGCTCCGTGGTCCGGGACCTGCCCACGGTGCGGATCGCGTTCAACCGTCCGGAGGTACGCAACGCGTTCCGGCCCGGCACGGTGGATGAGCTCTACCGCGCCATGGACCACGCCCGGATGACCCCGGACGTGGCCACCGTGCTGCTCACGGGCAACGGTCCCTCGCCCAAGGACGGCGGCCACTCGTTCTGCTCCGGCGGGGACCAGCGGATCCGCGGGCGCGACGGGTACCGGTACGCGGATGGGGACACCGTTGAAACCATTGACCCGGCCCGCGCGGGCCGGCTGCACATCCTGGAAGTCCAGCGGCTCATGCGCACCATGCCCAAAGTGGTCATCGCTGTGGTCAACGGCTGGGCCGCCGGCGGCGGGCACTCCCTGCACGTGGTCTCGGACCTCACCATCGCGTCCCGCCAGCACGGAAAGTTCAAGCAGACCGATGCCACCGTGGGAAGCTTCGACGCCGGTTACGGCTCCGCGCTCCTGGCCCGCCAGATCGGTCAGAAGGCCGCCCGGGAGGTCTTCTTCCTGGCCCGCGAATATTCCGCAGAGGACATGGTCCGGATGGGCGCGGTGAACGAGGCCGTGGAGCACGAACGCCTCGAGGACGTCGCCCTGGAGTACGCCGCGGACATCGCCCGGCAGTCGCCGCAGGCCATCCGCATGCTGAAGTTTGCGTTCAACCTCGCCGACGACGGACTGGCCGGCCAGCAGGTGTTCGCCGGTGAGGCGACCCGCCTGGCCTACATGACCGACGAGGCCGTGGAGGGCAAGGACGCCTTCCTCGAGAAGCGCGACGCCGACTGGTCCAAGTTCCCGTACTACTTCTGA